Below is a genomic region from Raphanus sativus cultivar WK10039 chromosome 4, ASM80110v3, whole genome shotgun sequence.
CGACTCGTTGATGAAGAGCTTCGAGGACGAGTTGTCGAACACGACGACGGCGCAAGACTCCGGCGAGACTCAGCCGGATCTCGGATATCTTTTCGAAGCTTCCGACGACGAGCTAGGTCTGCCTCCACCGCCACCGCAACCGTCAACGGTTCTTCCTCCGTCGTCTGAGCAAACAAAGGAGACGGAATTGGTGCGAGCGTCGTCGGATTCGTCAGAGGTCGGCGAGTTATGTGGATTTGAGGAGCCCGTTACGGAGTTTGGACCTTTCGAGCTGGATGATGGGCTGTTCGAATATTCCGATGTTTGTTTAGATTCTGGTGACCTGTTTACATGGCGGCCGGAGACTCTACCGGCGGAGTAACAATGTCCCGGAGTTATTTTATAAAGAGGGAAATGAAACGGTAGCGTTTTTATCTCGCTTAGTCATATAGGTTTTCTTTAGAGAAATCAAAGGCTTTTTAGTGTGGGTTAATGACTTAGATTTGTAGTTTATACCCTTCCTCTCTTTTTCCAGGATCTGTTCTGTTGATCTTGAATCATCTTC
It encodes:
- the LOC108854304 gene encoding uncharacterized protein LOC108854304; amino-acid sequence: MDGLPTDEERLTRSDSVGKKRVRHELDELVINSPEVKRLRDDLFDDSGHDPATQDLDSLMKSFEDELSNTTTAQDSGETQPDLGYLFEASDDELGLPPPPPQPSTVLPPSSEQTKETELVRASSDSSEVGELCGFEEPVTEFGPFELDDGLFEYSDVCLDSGDLFTWRPETLPAE